A window of Christiangramia forsetii KT0803 contains these coding sequences:
- the pseI gene encoding pseudaminic acid synthase, giving the protein MKIKNFNIDHNSPVFIIAELSANHNGSLDTAIETIRAAKRTGANAIKLQTYTADTMTLDVHKPDFMLSQGTIWDGKYLHDLYKEAYTPWEWHKRLFEVAEEEGLICFSSPFDSTAVQLLEDLNVPAYKIASFEITDIPLIELVASKGKPIIISTGIADSEDIELALGACKRMGNDEIVLLKCTSSYPAPIEEANMIMVRDLAERYNVISGLSDHTIGATVPIVSTVMGAKVIEKHFILDKSIGGPDASFSMDEAEFTEMVKAVREAESAIGKVDYSLTAKQKKGREFARSIYVTENIKKGEKITRENIRAIRPGYGLHPKHYNDVLGKSANEDLERGTALSLNHLA; this is encoded by the coding sequence ATGAAGATTAAAAATTTCAATATTGATCATAATAGTCCGGTATTTATCATAGCAGAACTATCTGCTAATCATAATGGTAGTCTGGATACAGCTATAGAAACCATAAGAGCTGCAAAAAGAACGGGTGCTAATGCAATAAAACTTCAAACATATACAGCAGATACTATGACCCTCGATGTACATAAACCAGATTTTATGTTAAGCCAGGGAACTATCTGGGATGGTAAATATCTTCATGATCTTTATAAAGAAGCTTATACTCCTTGGGAATGGCATAAACGTTTATTTGAAGTTGCTGAGGAAGAAGGTTTAATCTGCTTTTCATCACCATTCGATTCTACAGCTGTGCAACTGCTTGAAGACTTAAATGTTCCAGCCTATAAAATTGCTTCATTTGAGATCACGGATATTCCATTAATAGAACTTGTAGCCTCAAAAGGGAAACCCATTATTATTTCCACAGGGATAGCGGATTCTGAAGACATCGAGTTGGCCCTGGGGGCTTGTAAAAGAATGGGGAACGATGAGATAGTTCTATTAAAATGTACCTCCTCTTACCCGGCTCCTATAGAAGAAGCCAATATGATAATGGTAAGAGATCTAGCGGAACGTTATAATGTTATTTCTGGTTTATCAGATCATACTATAGGAGCTACTGTACCTATAGTATCTACCGTAATGGGAGCTAAAGTAATTGAAAAACATTTTATTTTAGATAAAAGTATAGGTGGGCCTGATGCCTCCTTTTCTATGGATGAAGCTGAATTTACAGAAATGGTGAAAGCTGTAAGAGAAGCTGAATCTGCAATTGGTAAAGTAGATTATAGTTTAACGGCAAAACAAAAAAAAGGCCGAGAATTTGCCCGATCTATATATGTTACTGAGAATATTAAAAAGGGCGAAAAAATAACTAGAGAGAATATAAGAGCGATAAGACCTGGATACGGTTTACATCCCAAGCATTATAATGATGTTCTTGGGAAATCAGCTAATGAAGATCTTGAAAGAGGAACTGCGTTATCATTAAATCATCTTGCTTAG
- a CDS encoding ISAon1 family transposase N-terminal region protein, which yields MPELLITHFDLTGHRTDGDTLHLHFEEKLNTPREFSSSLIIAYGFHKEITIQDFPVRGKKVFLHIKRRRWLNKQSKQVVQRDWNLVAQGTRMTAEFAAFLKALGQY from the coding sequence TTGCCCGAACTACTGATCACGCATTTTGACCTTACCGGTCATCGTACAGATGGAGATACCTTACACCTGCATTTTGAAGAAAAGTTAAATACTCCCAGAGAGTTTTCCTCAAGCTTGATCATCGCCTATGGATTCCATAAGGAAATAACAATCCAGGATTTTCCTGTTCGTGGTAAAAAGGTATTTTTGCATATAAAGCGCCGTCGGTGGCTGAACAAGCAAAGCAAACAGGTTGTCCAAAGAGATTGGAACTTAGTAGCGCAGGGAACCCGTATGACCGCCGAGTTCGCTGCTTTTTTAAAAGCACTTGGTCAGTACTAA
- a CDS encoding glycosyltransferase family 4 protein, whose translation MKVLLLMNSLGAGGAERSMVEFAKFLHDKPDISVSFVCLERRKIGLEEEVEDSGIRTLYYNGKKGYKSKSQFLLRILKSERPDIIHSVLVDSNIVLRFARLFYKSGSVVQSLVNTPYSHERKKDNKLPWHKFLLAKQLDKWTARMIPDIFYHSITKEVLNHYIPIYRIKNNFRVIYRGRYENKFLGVKSENKSFTLINAGRQEFAKAQIDILKALKYLRSKYQLTDIKFQLLGRPGHYTKKINEFITENDLDDQVEILGFVKNVEERLVKADVFVFPSYYEGLGGALIEAFAAKLPCVCSNIPVLKEVVGNEKGALFCSPGDYQKLGDNIYQLYKDEKLRKELSDYSYANFEKRYKLEKINTEMLQMYRDLIKSK comes from the coding sequence ATGAAAGTTTTACTACTAATGAATTCGTTAGGTGCAGGAGGAGCTGAAAGGTCTATGGTTGAATTTGCCAAATTTCTTCATGACAAGCCAGATATTTCAGTATCGTTTGTATGCTTAGAGCGACGTAAAATTGGCTTGGAAGAAGAAGTTGAGGATTCTGGAATAAGAACACTATACTATAATGGTAAGAAGGGGTATAAATCAAAAAGTCAATTTCTCCTCAGAATTCTAAAATCAGAAAGACCGGATATCATTCATTCTGTTTTGGTAGACTCGAATATTGTTCTACGCTTTGCGCGGCTATTTTATAAAAGTGGTAGTGTAGTGCAGAGTCTGGTAAATACGCCTTATTCCCACGAACGTAAGAAAGATAATAAACTGCCCTGGCATAAATTTTTATTAGCAAAACAATTGGATAAATGGACGGCAAGAATGATTCCTGACATTTTTTATCATTCAATTACTAAGGAAGTTTTAAACCATTATATTCCTATATATCGGATAAAGAATAATTTTAGGGTAATATATAGGGGTAGGTATGAAAATAAATTTTTGGGAGTAAAATCAGAAAATAAAAGTTTCACTCTTATAAATGCTGGAAGACAGGAGTTTGCCAAAGCTCAAATAGACATATTAAAAGCTCTCAAGTATTTACGCAGTAAATATCAGTTAACAGATATAAAGTTTCAATTGCTGGGTAGACCCGGCCATTATACAAAAAAGATAAATGAGTTTATTACGGAAAATGATTTGGACGATCAGGTAGAAATCCTGGGATTTGTAAAAAATGTGGAAGAAAGATTAGTGAAAGCTGATGTATTCGTTTTCCCTTCCTATTATGAGGGTCTTGGCGGAGCGCTTATTGAAGCTTTTGCTGCAAAACTCCCCTGTGTTTGTTCAAACATACCTGTATTAAAAGAGGTGGTGGGGAACGAAAAAGGTGCGCTATTTTGTAGTCCAGGCGATTATCAGAAGCTTGGAGATAATATTTATCAATTATATAAAGATGAAAAGCTAAGAAAAGAGCTCAGTGACTATTCTTATGCAAATTTTGAAAAAAGATATAAGTTAGAAAAAATCAATACTGAAATGTTACAAATGTATAGGGATTTAATAAAATCAAAATGA
- a CDS encoding asparagine synthase-related protein: MSKILYVYFRNPCEDSSQNRKIKSICDNFNPDDINLAPTLLFTSEKNFYGVSNPTKNLKTDGANILLGKLFDKTENWDKPVLEYPDGNYAIFRSDGDKIEVVCDNLGTRCVWYYFNNEIFIASTSQRGIIEFLGDFQFDKSVIPWIISTGSLGPSSSWDKRIKKVPADGSVIIDKTKWELYSKVNPVKFEPQKLAYKEQKNKLLDALASTFKSIKDIDNWNITLSGGHDSRAILLLLKKFSRSNRDKFKTITWGEKNAINDEMGDVLIAQKVARKLNTRHLFFPTELTNENVNEIVEKFLKNGEGRIDHIAGYLDGFLIWKNLYENGVEGIIRGDEVFGYNKIFSPLIVNSFMGLTLCSEFSNLKKYDFIQNLEQEKPNYLLQQNNESIHTWRDRIFHQYRIPYIQSALADLKFAYVEQINPFLSRKIVNVMRALPDDLRTNKKLFKQIMTQLDIDVPYAKRDSNGLVVNIVKQKNMVDLIKKELSSHYAKTIFPEGFLTQVIKNLKVENGKEKIRNKNILKLIKQSLPINFKKFLSRNRTSLILDENVLGFRILIICKMHKKLNKLKDERVSN, from the coding sequence ATGTCAAAAATATTATATGTATACTTTAGAAATCCCTGCGAAGATTCTTCTCAAAATAGAAAGATTAAAAGTATATGCGATAATTTTAATCCCGATGATATTAATCTAGCTCCTACGCTCCTTTTTACTTCTGAAAAAAATTTCTATGGAGTAAGTAATCCCACAAAAAATTTAAAGACCGACGGAGCTAATATTTTATTAGGTAAGCTTTTTGATAAAACTGAAAATTGGGATAAACCTGTATTAGAATATCCGGATGGGAATTATGCTATTTTTAGGTCAGATGGTGATAAAATAGAAGTTGTATGTGATAATCTTGGTACTAGGTGTGTATGGTATTATTTTAATAATGAAATATTTATTGCATCTACTTCACAAAGAGGTATTATAGAGTTTCTTGGGGATTTTCAATTTGATAAATCTGTAATACCGTGGATTATTTCCACTGGCTCCTTAGGACCATCTAGCTCTTGGGACAAAAGAATCAAGAAAGTTCCTGCAGATGGATCTGTAATTATTGACAAAACTAAATGGGAGCTATACTCTAAAGTGAATCCTGTAAAATTCGAGCCTCAAAAATTAGCTTACAAAGAACAAAAAAATAAGCTATTAGATGCATTAGCAAGTACATTTAAATCTATAAAAGACATTGATAATTGGAATATAACACTGTCTGGAGGCCACGACAGCCGGGCTATTTTACTTCTTTTAAAAAAATTTAGCAGATCCAATCGAGACAAATTTAAAACGATTACATGGGGAGAGAAAAATGCGATCAATGATGAAATGGGTGATGTATTAATTGCTCAAAAAGTAGCCCGTAAGCTAAATACAAGACACCTATTTTTCCCTACTGAACTAACTAATGAAAATGTAAATGAAATAGTAGAAAAATTTCTGAAAAATGGTGAGGGGAGAATCGATCACATAGCTGGTTATTTAGATGGATTTTTAATTTGGAAAAACCTTTATGAAAATGGAGTTGAGGGAATTATTCGAGGCGATGAAGTATTTGGATATAATAAGATTTTTTCCCCATTGATCGTAAACAGTTTTATGGGCCTAACTTTATGCTCTGAATTTTCAAATCTAAAAAAATATGATTTTATCCAAAATCTGGAGCAGGAAAAGCCAAATTATTTATTGCAACAGAACAATGAATCAATTCATACTTGGAGAGATCGAATATTTCATCAATATAGAATACCTTACATCCAAAGTGCTTTAGCAGATTTAAAGTTTGCATATGTTGAGCAAATAAATCCATTTCTATCCAGAAAGATCGTTAATGTAATGAGAGCATTACCTGACGACCTGCGTACAAATAAAAAATTGTTTAAGCAAATTATGACCCAACTAGATATTGACGTACCATATGCCAAGCGTGACTCTAACGGATTGGTAGTTAATATTGTAAAGCAAAAAAATATGGTAGATTTGATTAAGAAGGAGCTTTCTTCCCATTATGCCAAAACTATTTTTCCCGAAGGTTTTCTAACCCAGGTTATCAAAAATTTAAAGGTTGAAAATGGAAAAGAAAAAATTAGGAACAAGAATATTTTAAAATTAATTAAGCAATCTCTACCTATCAATTTTAAAAAATTTCTTTCAAGAAATAGAACCTCACTTATTTTAGATGAGAATGTTTTAGGTTTTAGAATTTTAATTATTTGTAAAATGCATAAGAAATTAAATAAATTGAAAGACGAGCGAGTTTCTAATTAA
- a CDS encoding asparagine synthase-related protein, with protein sequence MSKILYITYRNKEIPHDSSEKVKQITSELNPDNIHANPSYCSQNGRTICSLSNPLSVIKTEGTNVLLGNILNKEKNWTNPLKYFPDGNYAIFRSNNELTEVFTDKLSSRTIWYYYDDEILICATSQRAIIKFLSNFEFDERVIPWIISTGSLGPLYSWDSRIKRIPPATSLILKISDWKLELQPVNYDLGENLKSMDLSEKIYNAVDNQNLDSNKWALSLSGGYDSRLILLLLNKFKSKKEKIRTITWGIKNTEEEKGSDANIAKNLALNYQTDHSFFSTKISHEPIDLLLERFLKNGEGRIDHISSYMNGFDIWKYLFENNYEGILRGNQLFSGLKPASELDIRRFMGLSLISDFENLKKLNFLNSLEQFIPEELERKTAENLHQYRDRILADYRIPIIQAALSDLKFPYVEQYDPLLANSIVEEIRNYPDKFRNEKKIIKKILISLGNQEEFAKVGATRPKEELFKQENMTEEILKELNSKDAENIFPVTFLNEVITTLKKPTTSQSKTPKQWIKKYLSKALPLRIKKMLSKAFQASTLDISTLGFRLMVIIKMIRILQEDSVRNKSH encoded by the coding sequence ATGTCAAAAATATTATACATCACTTATCGCAATAAAGAGATCCCACATGATTCATCAGAAAAGGTAAAGCAAATAACTTCTGAACTTAATCCTGATAATATTCATGCCAATCCATCCTATTGCTCCCAGAATGGGAGAACAATTTGCAGTTTATCAAATCCTTTAAGTGTGATAAAAACTGAAGGCACTAATGTGCTTTTAGGAAATATTCTAAATAAAGAAAAAAACTGGACAAATCCATTGAAATATTTTCCAGACGGAAATTATGCTATTTTTAGAAGTAATAATGAGCTTACAGAAGTTTTTACAGATAAATTAAGTTCAAGAACTATATGGTATTATTATGATGATGAGATTCTAATTTGTGCAACTTCTCAAAGAGCAATAATCAAATTTCTTTCAAATTTTGAATTTGATGAAAGAGTAATTCCTTGGATTATTTCCACTGGATCATTAGGCCCATTATATAGCTGGGACTCAAGAATAAAAAGGATTCCACCGGCTACTAGCTTGATTCTAAAAATATCTGACTGGAAATTAGAACTTCAACCGGTAAATTATGATCTAGGAGAAAATCTTAAATCAATGGATTTAAGTGAAAAAATTTATAATGCCGTAGACAATCAAAATCTTGACTCTAATAAATGGGCTTTATCTTTATCTGGTGGATATGACTCAAGATTAATATTATTGTTATTAAATAAATTTAAATCTAAAAAGGAGAAAATAAGAACTATCACTTGGGGAATCAAAAATACAGAAGAAGAAAAAGGCAGCGATGCAAATATTGCTAAAAATCTAGCTCTAAATTATCAAACAGATCATTCATTTTTCTCTACTAAAATCTCCCACGAGCCTATAGATTTGCTTCTAGAACGCTTTTTAAAGAATGGTGAGGGAAGAATAGATCATATTTCATCTTATATGAATGGTTTTGATATTTGGAAATATTTATTTGAAAACAATTATGAAGGTATTCTTAGGGGAAATCAATTATTTAGTGGGCTCAAACCCGCATCAGAATTAGACATCCGTCGCTTTATGGGGCTTTCACTAATTTCTGATTTTGAGAATTTAAAAAAACTCAATTTTCTAAATTCTTTAGAACAATTTATTCCAGAAGAACTAGAAAGAAAAACTGCAGAGAACCTTCACCAGTATAGAGACCGCATATTGGCAGATTATAGAATTCCAATAATTCAGGCAGCTCTATCAGATCTTAAATTCCCCTATGTTGAACAGTATGATCCATTACTGGCCAATTCTATTGTTGAAGAAATTAGAAATTATCCAGATAAATTTCGAAATGAAAAAAAAATTATAAAGAAAATACTCATTTCCCTGGGCAATCAAGAAGAATTTGCAAAAGTTGGAGCCACCAGACCCAAAGAAGAGTTGTTTAAACAAGAAAATATGACTGAGGAAATTTTAAAAGAATTAAATTCTAAGGATGCTGAAAATATTTTTCCAGTGACTTTTCTAAATGAAGTTATAACTACCTTAAAAAAGCCTACCACATCGCAATCCAAAACCCCAAAACAATGGATAAAAAAATATCTATCTAAAGCTCTTCCCTTACGAATTAAGAAAATGTTGAGCAAAGCATTTCAAGCTTCTACCCTGGATATTTCCACTTTAGGTTTCCGATTGATGGTAATCATAAAAATGATAAGAATTCTTCAGGAAGATTCGGTTAGAAATAAGTCTCATTAA
- a CDS encoding polysaccharide deacetylase family protein, protein MRSTLYNFLDHFSSIYLKRHSSKLRVLAYHTVPDNVKFEEQIQFLISEYNIISIDTLQLVLNGKTQLPEKPLIITFDDGDFSVYKKGLPVLKKYQLPAILFIITDLINTQENFWWKQIEKHYQDQGKTYLEARKKVNSLKQVPERERQKYLSKIPPVEYRQLSTEELEELSVNRVAIANHTHTHPMLNNCSNEEIEEELNQVQTRFEKLTFAYFNVFAYPNGNWDHRTEKLIQSKGISVAFLFDHQLNKKSLNPLRISRIAVNTDDDLPEFKVKVSGLHSRVLSLKKSLST, encoded by the coding sequence ATGAGATCAACACTTTACAATTTTCTAGATCATTTTTCATCTATTTATCTCAAACGTCATTCATCAAAACTTAGAGTTCTGGCATATCATACTGTCCCTGACAATGTGAAATTTGAAGAACAGATTCAGTTTCTGATTTCAGAATATAATATTATTAGTATTGATACTTTGCAATTGGTTTTAAATGGAAAGACACAATTGCCAGAAAAACCTCTAATAATTACATTTGATGATGGTGATTTTTCAGTTTACAAGAAGGGACTGCCAGTATTGAAAAAATATCAATTACCGGCCATTCTCTTTATTATTACTGATTTGATAAATACTCAAGAAAATTTTTGGTGGAAACAGATAGAGAAACACTACCAAGACCAAGGAAAGACTTATTTGGAAGCTCGTAAGAAGGTTAATTCATTAAAACAAGTTCCGGAAAGAGAAAGGCAGAAATACCTCAGTAAAATCCCTCCCGTAGAATATCGCCAATTGAGCACGGAAGAACTTGAAGAACTAAGTGTTAACAGAGTTGCAATCGCTAATCATACCCATACTCATCCTATGTTGAATAACTGTTCTAATGAGGAGATAGAAGAAGAATTAAACCAAGTCCAAACGAGATTTGAAAAGTTGACGTTTGCTTATTTTAATGTGTTTGCATATCCTAATGGCAACTGGGATCATCGTACTGAAAAATTAATTCAAAGCAAAGGTATTTCAGTAGCTTTTCTATTTGATCATCAATTAAATAAAAAGAGTTTAAACCCTTTAAGGATTTCTCGTATAGCAGTTAATACAGATGATGATTTACCAGAATTTAAAGTGAAAGTATCAGGTCTTCATTCCAGGGTATTGTCCTTAAAAAAATCCTTATCTACTTGA
- a CDS encoding PIG-L deacetylase family protein, with the protein MLESLRNKRILVFVAHPDDELLGVGATMHKLIHEYGCKVRAVILGEGITSRSDNRDTEKWSEELKIHRDNIESARSVIGYASVGVYDFPDNRFDTVALLDIIKVVEKEKMDFQPEVIFTHHLGDVNIDHQKTFEAVLTAIRPLKEENVHTLISFETPSGTEWRAATDPKHFIPNFFIEVSESNLQAKIKGMESYEFEKRKYPHPRSPEALKIQAQRWGIVAGKEFAEAFSIVRVIN; encoded by the coding sequence TTAGGTGTTGGAGCAACCATGCATAAGCTAATTCATGAATATGGTTGTAAAGTTAGAGCGGTTATTTTGGGAGAGGGTATTACCTCGAGATCGGATAATAGAGATACTGAGAAGTGGTCGGAAGAATTGAAAATTCATAGAGATAATATCGAGAGTGCCCGTTCCGTCATAGGTTACGCATCAGTAGGGGTTTATGATTTTCCCGACAATCGGTTTGATACGGTGGCTTTATTGGATATAATTAAGGTGGTAGAAAAAGAAAAAATGGATTTTCAACCGGAAGTTATATTTACTCATCATCTAGGAGATGTAAACATTGATCATCAAAAAACCTTTGAAGCAGTTTTAACGGCAATAAGACCTCTTAAAGAAGAAAATGTTCATACGCTGATTTCGTTTGAAACACCTTCTGGTACAGAATGGAGAGCAGCTACAGATCCAAAACACTTTATTCCTAATTTCTTCATCGAAGTCTCAGAGAGTAATCTGCAAGCCAAAATAAAAGGGATGGAAAGCTATGAATTTGAAAAAAGAAAATACCCTCATCCAAGATCTCCTGAGGCTCTAAAAATTCAGGCTCAACGTTGGGGTATCGTAGCAGGTAAAGAATTCGCTGAAGCTTTTTCAATTGTAAGAGTAATTAATTAA
- a CDS encoding glycosyltransferase family 4 protein, whose protein sequence is MKILQLVTKRQYRGAEVFAANLSKELLLLGHDIIFVGLYRNDSNILEVPGAQHEDLVKAEKTFSTTLIKNLVKLIKRERPDVIQCNGSDTLKFMVAASFFTSSIPITYRNISMISAWLNGSLKTFIYRKMFKRIDHVTSVGTEAAEDFAVALQYPREQISVIRRGIPQKKIEHSSRASIKEDFGMKSEDRFAVHIGNFSIEKNHEFLLEVFGEIKKINNHLKLVLVGNGVLFEKIKNSIKEFNLQETVFVTGFRNDIPEILAAAHCFVLSSKVEGVPGVILEAAAQKVPAVATNVGGVKEVLINDHTGFIINDFNREKFAEKVIEILTNEALQLKLGSNAKKMVEKDFDPVKNAIKFEDLYRNLMSGSNVAHS, encoded by the coding sequence ATGAAAATACTGCAGTTGGTAACAAAAAGACAGTATCGTGGCGCTGAAGTATTTGCTGCTAACCTGAGTAAAGAATTGCTTTTACTGGGACATGATATAATTTTTGTTGGCTTATACCGAAATGACAGCAATATATTGGAGGTTCCAGGCGCTCAGCATGAAGATTTGGTTAAAGCAGAAAAAACATTTTCGACTACTTTGATTAAGAATCTCGTAAAATTGATTAAGAGAGAACGCCCAGATGTTATACAGTGTAATGGTTCAGATACATTGAAATTTATGGTTGCAGCTTCTTTTTTTACTTCCTCTATTCCTATTACATATCGAAATATAAGTATGATAAGTGCCTGGTTGAACGGCTCTTTAAAAACCTTTATTTATAGAAAGATGTTTAAACGCATAGACCATGTAACTTCTGTAGGGACGGAAGCGGCTGAAGATTTTGCAGTAGCATTGCAATATCCTAGGGAACAGATTTCAGTAATACGAAGGGGGATACCTCAAAAAAAAATTGAGCATTCCAGTAGAGCCTCTATAAAAGAGGATTTTGGAATGAAATCTGAAGATAGGTTTGCCGTTCATATTGGCAATTTTAGTATAGAGAAAAACCATGAGTTTTTATTGGAGGTATTTGGAGAAATCAAAAAAATCAATAATCACTTAAAATTGGTATTGGTGGGAAATGGGGTGCTTTTTGAAAAAATTAAGAACAGTATAAAAGAATTTAATCTCCAGGAAACTGTATTTGTGACAGGTTTTAGAAATGATATTCCAGAAATTCTTGCCGCTGCTCATTGTTTTGTTTTATCCAGCAAAGTAGAAGGGGTGCCGGGAGTAATTCTTGAGGCAGCCGCTCAAAAAGTTCCTGCGGTAGCCACCAATGTGGGTGGTGTAAAAGAAGTTTTAATTAATGATCATACCGGTTTTATTATTAATGATTTTAATAGAGAAAAATTTGCTGAGAAAGTAATAGAAATTTTAACTAATGAAGCTTTGCAGTTAAAACTTGGTTCTAATGCTAAAAAAATGGTTGAGAAGGATTTTGATCCGGTTAAAAACGCCATAAAATTTGAAGATCTATATAGAAATTTAATGAGCGGTTCTAATGTGGCTCATTCTTAA
- a CDS encoding transposase has product MTRRKFTPKFKTKVVLESLKERQTTQELAQKFEITPQQISAWKREFLKDADAVFSKGSKSKKSEEEEKKDQLLKVIGELKVENDFLKNALR; this is encoded by the coding sequence ATGACACGAAGAAAATTCACCCCAAAGTTCAAAACGAAAGTAGTCCTTGAATCGCTAAAAGAGCGTCAAACGACTCAGGAACTCGCACAAAAATTTGAAATCACTCCGCAACAAATCAGTGCCTGGAAACGAGAATTTTTAAAAGATGCTGATGCGGTCTTTTCTAAAGGAAGTAAGTCTAAGAAATCAGAAGAAGAGGAAAAGAAAGACCAACTCCTTAAAGTAATTGGGGAGCTAAAAGTGGAAAATGATTTTTTAAAAAACGCCTTGCGATAA
- a CDS encoding IS3 family transposase — protein sequence MISKDHSKLSLQRQCRLLQIHRSGIYYKPRGESTLNLELMRLMDEHYTDHPFKGARRMHTWFTMDKGYMINKKRIERLYSRVMGLQAIMPGKHTSRRNKEHKVLHRNPNYISNQFLK from the coding sequence ATGATAAGCAAGGATCATTCAAAACTCAGCCTACAGCGACAATGCAGGCTATTGCAAATCCACCGCAGCGGAATTTATTATAAACCCCGCGGAGAAAGCACGCTCAATTTAGAACTGATGCGCCTGATGGATGAACATTATACCGATCATCCCTTTAAAGGTGCCAGGCGGATGCATACCTGGTTTACGATGGATAAAGGATATATGATCAATAAAAAACGTATTGAGCGTTTATATTCCAGAGTGATGGGGCTTCAGGCCATTATGCCTGGGAAGCATACCTCCAGACGCAATAAAGAACATAAGGTACTTCATAGAAACCCTAATTATATATCTAATCAATTTCTCAAATGA
- a CDS encoding GNAT family N-acetyltransferase, whose amino-acid sequence MNLSPINYSNNVPEIVALLRTSLSDNHTTENFIWKHYNNPFGKSYGLLAWDKQKIVGARMFMFWEFRQANIILRAIRPVDTITHPEYRGKGIFKKLTLQGLEDCKGEYDFVFNTPNTNSFPGYIKMGWNKYDRYLFFKIALTINLKRKGSIKLLGQKEFELQNIDLSSPYFRTNFSSNYLRWRYLDEVYKVAKFEKDSIQLLLFYKLEKVKGVKALIIQDILGDYQMHKSAVTSLAAYINVYIVFYLNTPLLNLNFYISKRRQNSIVVIKGDKEKIPASLSFSAGDLEGRL is encoded by the coding sequence ATGAATTTAAGCCCGATTAATTATTCAAATAATGTTCCTGAAATAGTTGCACTTCTCCGCACCAGTTTAAGTGATAACCATACTACGGAAAATTTTATCTGGAAGCATTACAATAACCCTTTTGGAAAATCCTATGGTTTATTAGCGTGGGATAAGCAAAAAATTGTTGGAGCAAGGATGTTTATGTTCTGGGAATTTCGTCAAGCGAACATAATATTAAGAGCAATACGTCCTGTAGATACTATCACGCATCCAGAATATAGAGGAAAAGGAATTTTTAAAAAATTGACCTTACAGGGGCTTGAAGACTGTAAGGGAGAATATGATTTTGTATTCAATACACCTAATACTAATAGCTTTCCCGGTTATATTAAAATGGGTTGGAACAAATACGATAGATATTTATTTTTTAAAATTGCATTAACGATTAATCTGAAAAGAAAAGGATCGATAAAACTTTTGGGTCAGAAAGAGTTTGAGTTGCAAAATATAGATCTATCATCCCCATATTTCAGGACTAATTTCTCCAGTAACTATCTGCGATGGCGCTATCTGGATGAAGTATATAAGGTGGCTAAATTTGAAAAAGATTCTATACAGTTATTATTGTTTTACAAATTAGAGAAGGTTAAAGGTGTGAAAGCTTTAATTATACAAGATATTCTTGGAGACTACCAAATGCATAAATCTGCGGTAACGTCCTTAGCAGCTTACATCAACGTGTATATTGTTTTTTATCTAAATACGCCATTGCTGAACCTTAATTTTTATATTTCGAAAAGAAGGCAGAATTCGATTGTAGTTATTAAGGGTGATAAAGAAAAAATACCTGCATCTTTAAGTTTCTCCGCTGGGGATTTGGAGGGAAGACTGTAA